From the Desulfosarcina sp. BuS5 genome, one window contains:
- the pstA gene encoding phosphate ABC transporter permease PstA, giving the protein MKKNNKITGQNLTARGEPFLWTMGGALAVGILMVVGFLCLVIVNGLTTFYPGPVYKLNLNNSKIIAGEPGRKETFKTDFAQADNSLAERTLYKTGNFDLYNEDYVWVAEYEINKLSAPQDIFFIERMEWGPFIGFIKALQLDKNRVEFNFLEKDIRLLEKEHQKALQRRKKILKIEKNGLGRINHLMEEKRLDLRRVEIKHGDQSKLYKLALQDYRKSLSELEIRYKKVQTKVEAEKNINDKFLLILEDVNGKEKIIKLSEIVRFYPANSITLFGKIKIYFSRWYEFLATRPREANTEGGVMPAIFGTVAMTLLMVVFVAPFGIMASLYLREYAKQGRMVSLVKICVNNLAGVPSIVYGVFGLGFFAYIIGGSIDNFFFQERLPNPVFGTGGILWASLTLALLTVPVVIVATEEALASVPTSLREGSLACGASKWQTIKNIVLPRAMPGILTGIILAMARGAGEVAPLMLVGVVKLAPELPVDGYFPFVHLERSFMHLGFHIFDVGFQSRNAEAGKPMVFVTTLLLIFLIGVMNAAAIYIRGRLKRKYLTGHF; this is encoded by the coding sequence AAAATAACAAAATAACCGGGCAAAACCTGACTGCCCGGGGTGAGCCTTTTCTATGGACCATGGGCGGTGCCCTGGCGGTGGGAATATTAATGGTGGTCGGTTTTTTATGCCTTGTCATAGTAAACGGACTTACCACATTTTATCCCGGGCCTGTATATAAGTTAAATCTCAATAATTCAAAAATTATTGCAGGGGAACCTGGCCGGAAAGAAACTTTTAAAACGGACTTTGCTCAAGCCGATAATAGTCTTGCTGAACGAACACTTTATAAAACAGGCAATTTCGATCTTTATAATGAAGATTATGTATGGGTTGCAGAGTATGAGATAAACAAGCTGTCAGCGCCACAAGATATATTTTTTATTGAACGTATGGAATGGGGACCTTTTATCGGGTTCATCAAAGCTTTGCAGCTTGACAAAAACAGGGTTGAATTCAACTTCCTGGAAAAAGACATCCGGCTGCTTGAAAAAGAACACCAAAAAGCCCTGCAACGAAGAAAAAAAATTCTGAAAATAGAAAAAAATGGTCTTGGACGGATAAATCATCTTATGGAAGAAAAACGTTTGGATTTGCGAAGGGTTGAGATAAAGCATGGTGATCAAAGCAAGCTATATAAATTAGCGTTGCAGGATTATCGAAAAAGCTTATCAGAGCTCGAAATACGGTATAAAAAGGTTCAAACAAAAGTTGAGGCTGAAAAAAATATCAATGATAAATTTTTGCTTATCCTGGAAGATGTTAACGGAAAAGAAAAAATTATAAAGTTGTCTGAAATAGTCCGGTTTTATCCTGCCAACAGCATTACTCTTTTTGGAAAAATAAAAATATATTTTTCAAGGTGGTATGAATTTCTTGCAACCCGGCCCAGGGAGGCCAATACTGAAGGCGGAGTGATGCCTGCAATTTTCGGCACTGTTGCAATGACACTGTTAATGGTTGTTTTTGTAGCCCCTTTCGGAATTATGGCATCTCTCTACCTGCGTGAATATGCAAAACAGGGACGCATGGTATCCCTGGTTAAAATATGCGTAAACAATCTTGCCGGAGTGCCTTCGATTGTATATGGTGTTTTCGGCCTCGGTTTTTTTGCATATATAATAGGCGGTAGCATAGACAATTTTTTTTTCCAGGAAAGACTTCCAAATCCTGTTTTCGGAACCGGGGGAATTTTATGGGCATCCCTGACCCTGGCGCTGCTTACAGTTCCGGTAGTTATCGTTGCAACCGAAGAAGCGCTCGCCTCGGTTCCCACGTCACTGCGGGAAGGTTCCCTTGCCTGCGGGGCTTCCAAATGGCAGACTATAAAAAATATTGTGCTTCCCAGGGCAATGCCCGGTATTCTTACCGGCATCATACTCGCCATGGCAAGGGGCGCCGGAGAGGTAGCTCCCCTGATGCTTGTCGGAGTAGTAAAACTGGCTCCCGAACTTCCGGTGGACGGCTATTTCCCATTTGTGCATCTTGAAAGAAGCTTCATGCACCTCGGGTTTCATATCTTTGATGTTGGATTCCAGTCCCGTAACGCAGAGGCCGGAAAACCGATGGTCTTTGTAACAACCCTGCTGCTTATTTTTCTTATTGGCGTTATGAATGCTGCAGCAATCTATATTCGCGGCAGGTTAAAGCGCAAGTATCTGACAGGACATTTTTAA